From a region of the Thermomicrobium roseum DSM 5159 genome:
- a CDS encoding cob(I)yrinic acid a,c-diamide adenosyltransferase, whose protein sequence is MLYTGKGDQGYTDLLGGRVPKYAPRPETFGTLDEATCAIGLARALAQDQETKQTLIRVQRDLYVMMAELAFAPGIEQEKYRITAEHVQHLEVTIDAIGARVPIGRHFVLPGDTVAGAALDFARTVVRRAERLVARLYHDGDIHNEHLLAYLNRLSSLLFVLARYEDHRAGVTPTPAKEP, encoded by the coding sequence GTGCTCTATACCGGCAAAGGGGACCAGGGGTATACCGACCTCCTGGGTGGTCGCGTCCCGAAGTATGCTCCACGTCCCGAGACGTTCGGCACCCTGGACGAAGCCACCTGTGCGATCGGCCTCGCCCGCGCCCTCGCCCAAGACCAGGAGACCAAGCAGACCCTGATCCGCGTGCAACGTGACCTCTATGTGATGATGGCAGAACTGGCTTTCGCTCCTGGCATCGAGCAGGAGAAGTACCGTATCACCGCAGAGCACGTCCAACATCTGGAAGTGACGATCGACGCGATCGGCGCTCGTGTCCCGATCGGACGCCATTTCGTGTTACCCGGCGATACGGTAGCCGGTGCGGCGCTGGATTTTGCGCGGACCGTCGTACGACGAGCAGAGCGACTCGTCGCCCGACTCTACCATGATGGGGACATCCACAACGAGCATCTGCTCGCCTATTTGAACCGGCTCTCCTCGCTGCTCTTCGTCCTCGCGCGGTACGAGGATCACCGGGCTGGCGTGACACCGACTCCAGCCAAGGAGCCGTGA
- a CDS encoding LCP family protein: protein MTSDRPPDGSLPPTRFTARQLRAARQGSFESLDAPESVPPRPSRRRVSLPALAATLLLVIVAGIAAYLAPLAWASWRAYQRVFTTPIPRANVTINAQGTPEVVLVSPNDPAIQLPDWDKKDRINVLLLGVDRREAGDVPRADTIIVVTIDPLTKDVGMLSIPRDLLVTIPGYGQEKINAAYPLGMSSPLTGPGLLRATIEYNFGIPIHYYAEVDFEGFVRIVDTLGGVVVDVPAPIKDDEYPGEDYNYTRVYFAPGLQHMDGRTALRYVRTRHDDNDFSRGYRQQQVLRALREQGLRLDLLRKAPQLVDALADTVRTDLSPQQVLALAKLGSEIPRERIRSFTLLEATTSYWEPGQPFYLIPNWPAIQAILDEMFPPREGQPRPRVRSTTVAPPAQPLAPDLVEPVQTPPPEVQAPVQPQPTETAPVETEPTPSTPTPGTQLTPTLPPATPTPHGMHTPVPTVVPTAESTTPEATPTPEGTPTP, encoded by the coding sequence ATGACCAGCGATCGTCCACCTGATGGTTCGCTTCCACCGACCCGATTCACGGCTCGGCAACTGCGAGCCGCTCGACAGGGATCCTTCGAGTCGCTCGACGCTCCAGAGAGCGTCCCGCCGCGACCGTCGCGCCGGCGCGTCTCCCTCCCCGCTCTTGCGGCGACTCTCCTTCTCGTCATCGTTGCTGGCATCGCTGCCTACCTCGCTCCGCTCGCCTGGGCCAGCTGGCGAGCGTATCAGCGCGTGTTCACGACACCCATCCCGCGTGCGAACGTCACCATCAATGCCCAAGGCACACCGGAAGTCGTTCTGGTCTCACCGAACGACCCAGCGATACAGTTGCCCGATTGGGACAAGAAAGATCGCATCAATGTGCTTCTGCTCGGAGTCGATCGACGCGAAGCAGGAGACGTTCCCCGCGCCGATACCATCATCGTGGTGACGATCGATCCACTCACCAAGGACGTCGGGATGCTCTCCATTCCACGGGACCTCCTCGTGACGATCCCGGGATATGGCCAAGAGAAGATCAATGCTGCCTATCCTCTCGGAATGAGTTCGCCCCTTACCGGACCAGGTTTGCTCCGGGCAACGATCGAGTACAACTTCGGTATTCCGATTCACTACTATGCAGAGGTCGACTTCGAAGGTTTCGTCCGTATCGTGGACACGCTCGGTGGCGTCGTCGTCGACGTTCCAGCACCGATCAAAGACGACGAGTATCCCGGCGAAGACTACAACTACACCCGCGTCTACTTCGCTCCTGGCCTCCAGCATATGGATGGCCGAACGGCGCTCCGCTATGTGCGAACGAGGCACGACGACAACGATTTCTCGCGCGGTTACCGGCAACAGCAGGTGCTTCGTGCGCTGCGCGAGCAGGGACTACGGCTCGATCTGCTCCGCAAGGCTCCGCAGCTGGTGGACGCGCTCGCCGATACGGTCCGCACCGACCTGAGCCCACAGCAAGTACTCGCCCTGGCTAAGCTCGGCAGCGAAATTCCGCGCGAGCGCATCCGTTCCTTCACGCTGCTCGAGGCGACGACCAGTTACTGGGAACCGGGCCAGCCCTTCTACCTCATCCCGAACTGGCCAGCGATCCAGGCGATTCTCGACGAAATGTTCCCGCCCCGCGAGGGTCAGCCGCGACCGCGTGTTCGTTCCACCACGGTCGCTCCACCGGCTCAGCCATTGGCCCCTGATCTCGTCGAGCCCGTACAGACACCACCACCCGAAGTGCAGGCACCGGTCCAGCCGCAACCGACCGAGACTGCGCCGGTCGAAACCGAACCCACCCCGTCTACCCCCACCCCAGGAACCCAACTCACCCCGACGCTGCCGCCCGCAACCCCCACTCCGCACGGGATGCACACACCAGTACCGACGGTCGTTCCGACCGCGGAATCGACCACGCCCGAGGCGACCCCTACCCCGGAAGGGACACCGACGCCCTGA
- a CDS encoding sugar phosphate nucleotidyltransferase produces MKGVVLAGGLGTRLYPLTFATNKHLLPVYDQPMIYYPIQTLVKAGIDEIMVVTGGPHAGDFLRVLRNGRHLGVRHLEYAYQEEERGIADALSLCEEFADGEHICVILGDNTTDADIRPAVESFTGGALIFLARVPDPHRFGCPVFDPNDPTRILRIEEKPKEPKSPYAVTGLYLYDNRVFEFIRELEPSPRGELEITDVNNRYLELGLLRWVELQGFWSDAGTFESLHRANRYWAERRGYRDPDPILPSALPAGRSTH; encoded by the coding sequence ATGAAGGGGGTCGTTCTCGCGGGAGGACTCGGGACGCGGCTCTACCCGCTGACCTTCGCGACTAACAAGCACCTCCTGCCGGTTTACGACCAGCCGATGATCTATTATCCGATTCAGACGTTGGTGAAGGCTGGCATCGACGAGATCATGGTCGTGACTGGTGGTCCCCATGCGGGTGACTTCTTGCGAGTGCTTCGGAACGGCCGGCATCTCGGTGTGCGCCATCTCGAATACGCGTATCAGGAGGAAGAACGAGGGATCGCGGATGCGCTCAGTCTCTGCGAGGAATTCGCTGATGGTGAGCATATCTGCGTGATCTTGGGTGATAACACGACGGACGCCGATATTCGCCCTGCAGTCGAGAGTTTCACGGGTGGGGCGCTGATTTTCCTGGCGCGCGTTCCCGACCCGCACCGCTTCGGATGCCCGGTCTTCGATCCGAACGACCCGACGCGGATTCTTCGGATCGAAGAAAAACCGAAAGAACCGAAAAGCCCGTACGCCGTGACCGGACTCTACCTCTATGACAATCGCGTCTTCGAGTTCATCCGCGAGCTGGAACCTTCGCCTCGCGGCGAACTCGAGATCACCGACGTCAACAACCGGTATCTCGAACTGGGTCTCTTGCGCTGGGTGGAACTACAGGGCTTTTGGAGCGACGCGGGGACGTTCGAGAGTTTGCATCGCGCGAACCGATACTGGGCAGAGCGCCGCGGCTATCGTGACCCAGACCCTATCCTGCCGTCAGCTCTTCCTGCTGGGCGCAGCACACACTGA
- the argS gene encoding arginine--tRNA ligase produces MFKREATRAAELINAELEALGYGRRTLEMRPIPFPGVWGTSTTVCYQIANEQLAEELERVAAGLSKKEAKRLVQERVRERAQAIAEELARRLSRHTGFARVEAINGYLNIVYDSNRFANDVLRTVLAEGSEFGRGEARGERVMVEYSQPNTHKAFHVGHLRNVCLGNALSRVLRFAGFDVLEANYIGDIGLHVIKCLWCYLRFHQGEEPPRERRGRWLGEIYAEADRRLSYRQDVIELLNELAREDQAFVQAIDRMLKELWQEHKVGEDIAYLLGQIAHGREIKPDAFYDDQTIVKFWPIVGRQLEQELVEARASDEGEKAAERIQRVEEWYDRWRRLAATLDWWPHVPEWEREVRETFQRWERKDPEFVRLWEETRAWSMEEFYRIYEELDVHFDVWFFESEVEEEGRQIVRELLERGIAEISDGLPVVKIDEKLGLEKETYRTLPILRSDGTTLYSTKDLALTKRKFEQYHVDRAIWVVDVRQTLYLQQIFKVMELWGFQQAAKCYHLAYETVMLPSGAMSSRLGNVVLYEDVARQVLERALEIIEEKNPTLPPEVKASVARQVGLGSLKYGMLSRDNNRVIVFDIEEALSFEGHAAPYIQYAHARACRILEKVDTLPEGPYALDALTREEIDLIEQIALFPDEVQRAADEYKPLVIANYVYELAKRFNEFYRVCPVLQAPEPQRSARLAIVAAARQTLANGLQLLGIAAPEVM; encoded by the coding sequence ATGTTCAAACGCGAGGCAACACGTGCAGCGGAACTGATCAACGCCGAGCTGGAGGCACTCGGGTACGGTCGTCGGACATTGGAAATGCGCCCGATTCCGTTTCCTGGCGTCTGGGGAACGTCGACGACCGTCTGCTACCAGATCGCGAACGAGCAATTGGCCGAAGAGTTGGAGCGGGTCGCCGCTGGTCTCTCCAAGAAGGAAGCGAAGCGGCTGGTGCAAGAACGTGTGCGCGAGCGTGCTCAGGCCATCGCCGAAGAGTTGGCTCGGCGCTTGTCGCGGCATACCGGATTCGCTCGGGTCGAAGCGATCAATGGCTACCTCAATATCGTCTACGACTCGAACCGCTTCGCGAACGATGTCTTGCGGACCGTCCTCGCCGAGGGCAGCGAGTTCGGGCGTGGCGAGGCTCGCGGCGAACGGGTGATGGTGGAATACTCGCAACCGAACACGCATAAGGCCTTTCACGTCGGTCACTTGCGCAACGTGTGCCTCGGTAATGCGCTGAGTCGCGTTTTGCGCTTCGCTGGGTTCGATGTATTGGAAGCGAACTACATCGGCGATATCGGTCTGCACGTGATCAAATGCCTTTGGTGCTATTTGCGCTTTCACCAGGGAGAAGAACCGCCTCGCGAACGGCGTGGGCGATGGCTCGGCGAAATTTATGCGGAGGCTGACCGACGCCTGAGCTATCGGCAAGATGTCATCGAACTCTTGAACGAGCTGGCGCGCGAGGATCAGGCCTTCGTGCAAGCCATCGATCGCATGCTGAAGGAACTCTGGCAGGAACACAAGGTCGGTGAGGACATCGCGTACTTGTTGGGCCAGATCGCGCACGGACGCGAAATCAAGCCTGATGCGTTCTATGACGACCAAACGATCGTCAAGTTCTGGCCGATCGTGGGTCGTCAGCTGGAACAGGAACTGGTCGAGGCGCGCGCGAGCGACGAGGGCGAGAAGGCTGCGGAGCGCATCCAGCGCGTGGAGGAATGGTACGACCGCTGGCGCCGACTGGCTGCCACGCTCGACTGGTGGCCGCATGTCCCTGAATGGGAGCGCGAGGTCCGGGAGACGTTTCAGCGCTGGGAGCGCAAGGATCCGGAATTCGTCCGGCTCTGGGAAGAAACGCGCGCCTGGAGTATGGAGGAGTTCTACCGGATTTACGAGGAACTCGATGTCCACTTCGACGTCTGGTTCTTCGAGAGCGAGGTCGAGGAGGAGGGTCGGCAGATCGTCCGCGAGCTCCTGGAACGGGGTATCGCCGAGATCAGCGACGGTTTGCCGGTCGTCAAGATCGACGAAAAGCTTGGGCTGGAGAAGGAGACGTACCGCACGCTTCCCATCTTGCGGTCGGACGGGACGACTCTGTACTCGACGAAAGACCTGGCCTTGACGAAGCGCAAGTTCGAGCAGTACCACGTCGACCGTGCGATTTGGGTCGTGGACGTCCGGCAGACCCTGTATCTGCAGCAGATCTTCAAAGTGATGGAGCTGTGGGGATTCCAGCAGGCAGCGAAGTGTTATCACCTGGCTTACGAAACGGTCATGCTTCCCAGCGGTGCCATGAGCAGCCGGCTCGGTAACGTGGTGCTGTACGAGGATGTGGCGCGCCAGGTGTTGGAGCGTGCGCTGGAGATCATCGAAGAGAAGAATCCGACCTTGCCGCCGGAGGTCAAGGCATCGGTCGCGCGACAGGTCGGGTTGGGCAGCCTCAAGTACGGAATGCTCTCGCGGGATAACAATCGGGTCATCGTTTTCGATATCGAGGAGGCTCTTTCTTTCGAGGGGCATGCAGCTCCCTACATCCAGTATGCCCACGCACGGGCTTGCCGGATTCTCGAAAAGGTCGATACGTTGCCGGAGGGGCCGTACGCGCTCGATGCTTTGACCCGTGAGGAGATCGATCTCATCGAGCAGATCGCGCTCTTCCCGGACGAAGTGCAGCGTGCTGCCGACGAGTACAAGCCGCTCGTCATCGCCAACTACGTGTACGAGCTGGCCAAGCGATTCAACGAGTTTTACCGAGTCTGCCCAGTGCTCCAGGCACCGGAGCCGCAGCGGTCGGCACGATTGGCGATAGTCGCTGCGGCGCGGCAAACACTGGCCAATGGCTTGCAGCTGCTCGGCATCGCTGCGCCCGAGGTGATGTGA
- a CDS encoding AAA family ATPase has product MTITTDILRQAAQKYQALGLPAIPAYRGRPLILWQVYQQRLPEPEEVEGWPWSKADGVAVICGHQTTFGGFWWCLDVEHQHRVEAERWLDATHPGWRHGLVAESQRNGLHVYCRSRQPVRTQRHEWGDIKGSGSLVYAPPSRRYKPDATQDYEWLSFDPTNALQLEPADLPWPTDNGHQQGPLGQPSLAETLKTTIPVGNRHNTMVRVAGWLRGVGHLEPDEILTVLQQMNRRCEVPLPDQELVEIARSSSKWSVNPTLVAGNGHQQSTDSGGHPVRKPVRFTGRETPPLRPWLVADVIPEGLPALIYGNGGSAKSYLALLAGLAVAAGVPWLGKPTVQRPTLFADFELDETEQHRRARRLAIGLGLADVPEVFEYVQLADLSPRDAEAVLVDWVAAHPDGLVIVDSVGAAAITDLEKAQAVVQVFRNLRSLNPGGLLLVDHQAKLQPGQDYRDKTPFGSVYKYNLSRVVWQSELVESQPGEAWVILRNTKNNLGPLQGEIGVKLSFGEGLVTVTPVALTTGPLVERASLESRIIAVLKEHGPSTAQEIADRLEANPKSVKAKLSRLKGLGRVVVTGTVGREHLWSLPGTPGHSPDDQEQASLTLTDNTAVNVNAGPGKHHTPHREAKIDAQDPGGEAGKHHTWLHEAQNDEHTPAGEAEKHHAWLPDAKNAVCEVCGQLFTWSGRGQPARYCSRTCQMKAYRQRSTPVDAPGRGNPGSLATETETNGHPPDPSACLDCGKRIDAEGFQYICPPCMKLRYDKLQRQYPEKLIRWLEQQHGR; this is encoded by the coding sequence ATGACGATCACTACTGATATCTTACGTCAAGCTGCTCAAAAGTACCAGGCGCTCGGCTTGCCAGCCATCCCCGCCTATCGGGGAAGACCGCTGATCCTTTGGCAGGTGTACCAGCAGCGCCTGCCGGAGCCTGAGGAGGTCGAAGGGTGGCCGTGGTCGAAGGCCGACGGCGTCGCCGTCATCTGCGGCCACCAGACGACCTTCGGCGGCTTCTGGTGGTGTCTCGACGTCGAGCATCAGCATCGTGTCGAAGCCGAACGCTGGCTCGACGCAACGCACCCCGGCTGGCGCCACGGACTGGTCGCTGAAAGCCAACGCAACGGGTTGCATGTCTATTGCCGCAGTCGCCAGCCAGTCCGTACCCAAAGACATGAGTGGGGTGACATCAAAGGCAGTGGTAGCCTCGTCTACGCTCCACCGAGCCGGCGCTACAAGCCGGATGCGACCCAGGATTACGAGTGGCTGTCGTTCGACCCGACCAATGCCTTACAGCTGGAGCCGGCCGACCTACCCTGGCCAACCGACAACGGCCACCAGCAGGGACCACTGGGACAACCATCGCTGGCCGAGACACTCAAAACCACTATCCCGGTCGGTAACCGCCACAACACCATGGTCCGGGTCGCCGGCTGGCTGCGGGGTGTCGGTCATCTCGAACCGGACGAAATCTTGACCGTCCTCCAGCAGATGAACCGGCGGTGTGAAGTGCCGTTGCCGGACCAGGAGCTGGTGGAGATTGCCAGGTCATCCAGCAAGTGGTCGGTGAACCCGACCCTGGTCGCCGGGAACGGCCACCAGCAATCGACCGACAGTGGCGGCCACCCTGTCCGCAAGCCGGTCCGGTTCACCGGCCGAGAAACCCCACCGTTGCGTCCCTGGCTGGTGGCTGACGTCATCCCCGAAGGCCTACCAGCGTTGATCTACGGGAACGGCGGGTCGGCGAAGAGCTATTTGGCGCTGTTGGCCGGGCTGGCGGTCGCTGCTGGTGTCCCCTGGCTCGGCAAGCCAACGGTGCAGCGACCAACACTGTTCGCCGATTTCGAGTTGGATGAGACTGAGCAGCATCGCCGAGCCAGACGGTTGGCAATCGGCTTAGGACTGGCGGACGTGCCAGAGGTCTTCGAGTATGTCCAGCTGGCTGACCTGTCCCCCCGGGATGCCGAAGCCGTCCTAGTCGACTGGGTGGCCGCTCATCCCGATGGGTTGGTGATCGTGGATTCGGTCGGAGCAGCGGCCATCACCGACCTGGAGAAGGCTCAGGCCGTGGTGCAGGTTTTCCGAAACCTTCGCTCCCTGAACCCTGGCGGCCTGCTGCTGGTGGACCACCAGGCCAAACTCCAACCTGGCCAGGACTACCGGGACAAGACGCCGTTCGGCTCGGTCTACAAGTACAACTTGAGCCGGGTCGTCTGGCAGTCGGAGCTGGTCGAATCGCAACCCGGGGAAGCCTGGGTTATCCTGCGGAACACGAAGAACAACCTGGGACCGCTGCAGGGGGAGATCGGCGTGAAGCTTAGTTTCGGGGAGGGGTTGGTGACGGTGACCCCGGTCGCTCTCACCACCGGTCCCCTGGTCGAGCGAGCCAGCTTGGAGAGTCGGATCATCGCAGTGCTCAAAGAGCATGGACCCTCCACCGCTCAGGAAATCGCCGACCGGCTCGAGGCGAACCCGAAGAGCGTCAAGGCCAAGCTCTCCCGGCTCAAGGGACTCGGCCGGGTGGTCGTTACGGGAACGGTCGGACGAGAACACCTTTGGTCGCTACCGGGTACCCCAGGACACTCGCCTGACGACCAGGAGCAAGCTTCGTTAACGTTAACGGATAATACTGCTGTTAACGTTAACGCTGGACCCGGAAAACATCACACTCCGCATCGTGAAGCCAAAATCGACGCACAAGACCCTGGCGGGGAAGCCGGAAAACATCACACTTGGCTTCACGAAGCCCAAAACGACGAACACACCCCCGCCGGGGAAGCTGAAAAACATCACGCTTGGCTTCCCGATGCGAAAAACGCCGTCTGCGAAGTGTGTGGCCAGCTCTTCACCTGGTCAGGCCGGGGTCAACCGGCACGTTACTGCAGCCGGACCTGCCAGATGAAGGCCTACCGCCAGCGGAGCACGCCTGTAGACGCACCTGGTCGAGGCAACCCAGGAAGCCTGGCCACGGAGACGGAGACGAACGGCCACCCGCCTGATCCGTCGGCCTGTCTCGATTGCGGCAAGCGGATCGACGCCGAAGGGTTCCAATACATCTGTCCACCGTGCATGAAACTCCGATACGACAAGCTGCAGCGGCAGTATCCCGAGAAACTAATCCGCTGGCTGGAGCAACAGCACGGCCGTTGA
- a CDS encoding ABC transporter permease, giving the protein MASIELTEPVRPPSPLLRASIGVLTLWQRDLLRFWRDRTRIAGGLAQPLLFLAIFGAGLSPWMGNLGGTMFGPDYLQFLYPGIIGMSVLFSSIFSAVSVVWDREFGFLKELLVAPIPRWSIVIGKALGGSSTAMFQGLLLLILAPVIGVRLSLSTILLLIPLLFLLAFSLSSIGLVIAARMRSTEGFGLIMNFLVTPLLFLSGALYPLNNLPTWLLILTRLDPVTYGIDAIRRVVLSSSGVPQPVIDQLGVTLFGHPLDPLTDAAVVLGLGLVLITVAARQFARPD; this is encoded by the coding sequence ATGGCGTCGATCGAACTCACCGAGCCAGTCCGACCACCCTCACCGCTTCTGCGCGCCTCGATCGGCGTGCTCACGCTCTGGCAACGAGACCTTCTTCGCTTCTGGCGCGACCGGACTCGCATCGCTGGCGGGCTCGCTCAACCCCTGCTGTTCTTGGCCATCTTCGGCGCAGGTCTCTCCCCCTGGATGGGTAATCTCGGCGGAACGATGTTCGGACCGGACTACTTGCAGTTTTTGTATCCCGGCATCATCGGCATGTCGGTCCTCTTCTCGTCGATCTTCAGCGCCGTTTCCGTCGTCTGGGATCGGGAGTTCGGTTTCCTCAAAGAACTCCTGGTCGCACCGATACCGCGCTGGTCGATCGTCATCGGAAAGGCCCTGGGTGGAAGCTCGACCGCGATGTTCCAGGGGCTTCTCCTTCTGATCCTGGCCCCCGTGATCGGCGTCAGACTCTCCCTCAGTACGATCCTCCTCTTGATCCCTCTTCTTTTTCTTCTCGCCTTCTCGCTCTCCAGCATCGGTCTGGTGATTGCAGCACGAATGCGTTCGACAGAGGGGTTCGGACTGATCATGAACTTCCTGGTTACTCCACTGCTCTTCTTGTCGGGGGCTCTCTACCCGCTCAACAATTTGCCCACCTGGTTACTTATCCTGACACGCCTCGATCCGGTCACCTACGGTATCGACGCCATCAGGCGCGTCGTCCTCTCCTCATCGGGCGTTCCCCAACCAGTTATCGATCAGCTCGGTGTGACGCTCTTCGGCCACCCGCTGGATCCGCTCACTGATGCAGCTGTCGTGCTCGGCTTAGGACTGGTGCTCATCACCGTCGCGGCTCGCCAGTTCGCTCGACCGGACTGA
- the tenA gene encoding thiaminase II, with translation MTSFTQELWRSIDPIYQAIVVHPFLVGLTDGTLPEEAFRFYVVQDALYLQDYARCLALAAAKAPRETWCELFADHAKVALVVERALHESFFAAWGLSPDKIAGTPYAPTNLAYTSYLLRVAYERPFEEVIGALLPCYWIYWEVGKHLERSGSPNPLYQKWIDTYASEEYAAVVQAVLDVADQVVTDLPESRRQPIRTHFVTTARYEWMFWDAAWRLERWPV, from the coding sequence ATGACCAGCTTCACCCAAGAGCTCTGGCGCTCGATCGATCCGATCTACCAGGCGATCGTCGTTCACCCCTTCCTCGTCGGCCTGACCGACGGCACCTTACCCGAAGAAGCATTTCGCTTTTACGTCGTGCAGGACGCACTTTACCTGCAGGACTATGCCCGCTGTCTCGCGCTGGCTGCTGCCAAGGCACCGCGCGAGACGTGGTGCGAGCTCTTTGCCGACCACGCCAAAGTAGCGCTGGTCGTGGAGCGTGCCTTGCACGAGAGTTTCTTCGCTGCCTGGGGACTTTCTCCCGACAAGATCGCTGGCACGCCGTACGCGCCGACGAACCTCGCGTACACCTCCTATCTTTTGCGGGTCGCCTACGAGCGTCCGTTCGAGGAGGTCATCGGTGCACTGCTTCCCTGCTATTGGATCTACTGGGAAGTGGGCAAGCACCTGGAACGATCTGGTTCACCGAACCCACTGTATCAGAAGTGGATCGACACTTATGCGTCGGAAGAGTACGCAGCTGTCGTCCAGGCGGTACTGGATGTCGCTGACCAGGTGGTGACCGACCTCCCCGAGTCGCGCCGGCAACCCATTCGGACACACTTCGTTACGACCGCCCGCTACGAGTGGATGTTCTGGGACGCTGCCTGGCGCTTGGAGCGCTGGCCAGTGTGA
- a CDS encoding TenA family protein → MPSTLLDELLAEARPIWQAMIAHPFLHELATGTLSRERFHFWVQQDYRFVQDGIRFLGLLIARAPDEELRRGLLDAAVAFRNELTIFEEYARQHALSLAVEPTPICLGYTSFLLATAATGSLVEALTVLWCAEKAYYDAWSAVRAQLGLAPAYARWIENWTSPQFASWVDWLGEQLAKRATTPDRPPIRAAFLATARYEYLFWDMVYTGSNWPI, encoded by the coding sequence ATGCCCAGCACCTTGCTCGACGAGCTGCTCGCCGAAGCACGACCGATTTGGCAAGCGATGATCGCGCATCCCTTCCTGCACGAACTCGCGACCGGAACGCTCTCGCGCGAGCGCTTCCACTTTTGGGTTCAGCAGGATTACCGATTCGTCCAGGACGGCATCCGCTTCCTGGGCCTCCTGATCGCTCGCGCACCGGATGAGGAGCTCCGACGCGGACTGCTCGACGCAGCTGTCGCCTTCCGCAACGAACTCACCATATTCGAGGAGTACGCCCGCCAGCACGCTCTCTCGCTCGCCGTCGAGCCGACGCCGATCTGTCTCGGCTATACCTCTTTCCTCCTCGCGACCGCAGCCACCGGGTCCTTGGTCGAAGCCCTCACCGTTCTCTGGTGTGCGGAAAAGGCATACTACGACGCGTGGTCAGCTGTTCGAGCACAACTCGGTCTCGCGCCAGCCTATGCGCGCTGGATCGAAAACTGGACGAGTCCGCAATTCGCGAGCTGGGTCGATTGGCTCGGCGAACAACTGGCCAAGCGAGCCACCACGCCAGACCGACCGCCTATTCGGGCTGCCTTTCTGGCCACTGCTCGCTACGAGTACCTCTTCTGGGACATGGTCTATACCGGCTCCAACTGGCCCATATAG
- the dcd gene encoding dCTP deaminase — protein MILSDRDIIAALKSGRIKITPEPDLETQLGACSIDLHLGNTFMVFEHSRFSYIDPRQPQSIGDAMRTIVVPDGEPFIMQAGDFALASTREYIELADDLVGRLEGRSSIARLGITVHSTAALFEPGWAGTATMELSNLGRMAVALYPGMRICSFTFEQLSSPAMVPYRMKRGNKYAGQKDPKPSRLAEELSLEQLRGR, from the coding sequence ATGATCCTGTCGGATCGGGATATCATCGCCGCACTCAAGAGCGGTCGGATCAAGATCACTCCCGAACCGGACTTGGAGACGCAACTCGGTGCGTGCTCGATCGACCTGCATCTCGGTAATACCTTCATGGTGTTCGAGCACTCGCGCTTCTCCTACATCGACCCGCGGCAACCGCAATCGATCGGAGACGCGATGCGAACGATCGTGGTGCCGGACGGTGAGCCGTTCATCATGCAGGCCGGAGACTTTGCGCTGGCCTCGACGCGAGAGTACATCGAACTCGCTGACGATCTCGTGGGCCGACTCGAGGGACGGTCGAGCATCGCTCGGCTCGGCATTACGGTGCACAGCACTGCCGCGCTGTTCGAGCCTGGGTGGGCAGGCACCGCCACGATGGAGCTTTCCAATCTGGGACGCATGGCAGTCGCGCTCTATCCGGGCATGCGGATTTGCTCGTTTACGTTCGAGCAACTGAGCTCGCCGGCAATGGTTCCGTATCGGATGAAGCGCGGGAACAAGTACGCCGGGCAAAAGGATCCCAAGCCCAGTCGCCTTGCCGAAGAACTCAGTCTCGAGCAGCTGCGTGGTCGATGA